CACCACACCCCCAGAGCCCCGCCAGCGCAGAGAGCGACCCCATCCTTATCACCCTCCTCatctccatcctcatcctcaccccGGCCCCGAGCATTGCATCAGCCCGAGCggaccgggccgggccgtgccgtgccgggaGCGTCCCCGCGCCGCCCCACCTGCTTGGCGCTGAGCTCCCGGTCCAGGTCACGGGCGCGGTTGTGCCAGACGAGGTAGTGCAGCGGGTACCTGCCCTCCGGCCCCTTCCTGCCCGAGCAAGACGCGAGCATCCTCCGTGCATGCTGGagcggcgcggcgggcgcggcgcggggcggcgcggggcggggggggcgcggggcggggcgggccaCCACCTCCCGCCCGGTGCTTCCCCGGCCCCCCCGCACCGCCCGGCCTCATGGGACTTGTAGTTGCCCTGCCCGGCATCGcccctttcttcttcctcatcttcatcctcctcttccttcgccccccctctcccctcccgcACCGCTCAGCGCATCACCGCGGCTTCCGATCCCGCGGGGGGCACCCCACTGGCGATTAGCATCCTCCCCacatttccccctttcccaggCTGATCTTCCCCTTCCCGGCTGAGCTCCGCTCCCCCAGTGGGGCAGCGGACCCGGGCATATGGTGGGGCAGGGGTGAAGGCGGCAGGTGGGGACCAGGTGGGGGGACCCCGACTCCCACCCCCGCAGCAGCAGGGACGGGCCCCCAGCCCCGTTTCCTTTTCCGCCTGCGTCTCTCCCGGGCGGGCGTCGCGTTTTCCGGCTGCCGCCCGAGAACAATGCAAGGCTGGGCCTCTGCGGCCGCCCCGGCCTCTGCCGGCGCCACGCTCCCGGTCCCCCACCCCGCTGctccccaccctgccatgggAGGAGCCCCCCCCCCCTCTCTCCCCGGTGTTGTTCTCCGCTCGGCCGTGGCGGTGGCGGTGGTCGCATCCCCCCGCCCCTGTCCCCGCACAGCATCCCCCATCCCGCTGCCCCATTACGTCATGAgccacctcctcagcagccCACGCTGAGGTCCCCCCGCCTGCCCCACGCCGCTGGGGACACCTTGCGACCCCACTCCCGCTGGGGTCTGACCCCCCCTCCGGCTGTCTGTGGGGCCCCCACGGGTGTCCCCTCTGGTACCTAAAGGGTCGCAGTAGGGAGCAGACCCCATATAGTCCCCGAttcccccacccacccccaaaatccccagtgGAGCGCCCTAAGGGGTGGCCCATCCCAGCGTCCTGGAGAAGGGGTGTGTCCGGGAGTGGGGTACCCAGCACCAGAGGTGGCATGGGGAAAGAGGGCTGCGGCTGCCCCAGGACTGCGGCTGGATCCAGAACAAGTGTCCAGAGCAGGACTGAAGCAATTTgggggtgccctgggctgggactgggggTACACAGGACCCGGAACAGGAATGGGACCAGTGCCACCCCTCCAGGATAAACAGgacaagggctgggaggaggacCAGGACAAAATGAAAATGGGACCGGGAGCGCAGCGAGGACGGGCGCTGGGGTCGGGACTGGGGGAGGCCCGGGATCAGAGCAAGGGCGGGGCTGACGCCCAGGAGCAGGTGAGGTGCCCGGGTCGGGGCCAGGGCTGTCCGGGGGGCGTCTGCAGCTGCGGGTGCGGGTCGGGGGCGTTCGCAGGTGCGGGCGTACAGCGGTGCCGGTGTCCGCACGAATTCTCGTGCGTGTCCGGGTCCGTgtgcggggcggggggcggtcCCGCTGCGTGTCCCGGTGCGGGGCGGTGCCGGCGCCGGTGCGGGTTCGGGTGCGGCTGCGAGTgcggggcggtgccggtgccggtgcggggcggccgcggcagCGCTGCCGgtggcggggcgggggcggtgCGGCCCCTCctccgccggggccgggcctgCGCCGCTTCCTGCGGAGCCGCCGGGCGCTGGGAGCAGCcggcagcccccggccccgccgccccgggccccgccgccccctccccgccgcccggccccccctcccccttccccgccgccgctcccccggcgggcccgggggcgccgccgccgccccacGCTGGCGCAGAGGACCGGGCCCGGGCCCGCCTCGCCGCTGAGGATGTCCCGGAAGGCGCCGCGGGCAGAGGTGTGCGCCGACTGCAGCGCCCCAGGTAAGGGCCCCcccgcaccggcaccggcacggCCCCGCCAGCCCCCCCCGCGCCCTCCGGAGCCGGCCCTGCGCTCCCCCCGCGCCACCGAGAGCCCCCGGTGCGTCCCCCGCatccccgccagcccccgctgcACCCCGAGGTGTTTGCCCCCGGACTGCTCCCCGTGACCCCTTTTGCATCTCCTCCCGCACCCCACATCGAGAGCCCTTTGCACCTCCCTGAGTGCCCCCAGCATCGCCCCGGCGATTCCTTTCTGCGCACCCGAGGGAGCCCCATTGAgtccccctccttccccccaggAACCCTCTGATGTGCCCCCAGTGAAACGCTCTGATGAAACCCGTGACCCCGTTGGTGCACCCCCTTTTAGCCTCCCGGAATACCCGAATACACTCGAGACACAGCCCCGATCCCCCCGCATGCCCTCCTCCGTGCCGCTCCAGCGCACCCCGTGTGCCCCACGCCCCCCTGCACCACCCGCCGCTTTCTCACCCCAGCGCgggggctgctggcacagcctggggacGCGCCGGTGGGTGCCAGCAGCGCTGGTGACCCTGTAAATGACAGGATGATGGGGGACACCCTGCACCCCGCAGCCGGCACCCACCCCAGCGGGATCCGGGCTTGGCGGTGCCGGTTGGGTGAGCCCGGCGGCCGCCGCGCTGCAAGCCAGAGCCGAGCCTGGGCAAGACCATTCCCATCCCCGGCGGTGCCGCTGCCCGCAGCCCCCACGCTGGGCACGGGCCCGTGGGCGTCGCGGAGGGTTTGgccccccccaaaccctgcccacGGTAGGGCCGGACCCCAAACCTGCCCGTAGCCAGCGCAGGTGGCCCCACGGCAATGAATGAACGGGTCTCGGAGCCGGCCCCGAAAGCTGCCCGCGGGCCAAGGCTGTGCCCAAATTATTCCGGCCACGTGCCAATGGCCGGatcctgccagcagagctgtcgGCACGCGTGGGCGAAAGGCTGCCCTGCCTCCTGGCATCCCCCGTGCCGGCGGCCGAGCGGGGGGCCAGGGCTtcccggggcggtgccggggctcCCTTCTGCGGCCAGGGGAAATGGAAAGCAGTTTCTTCCAATCTCTTATCGCCTGGCAGCCATGGGAGGAAATGAGTTATAAAGTCCAGAGGCCGTTTCCTAGCGCGCTGGGAGCACCCGCTGTCGCTGCTGGGGATGCGCTGCCTGGCCCTGCGTGGGGAGGTGCCCGTGGGGTGCGCTGGTCCCTCTGCCCGGCCTCCCTCGGCCCCACGCGGGGATGCCGGCcggccccagccctgccatccATCACCAGTGCGGTCCCGGTGCCAGCGCACATCCCGATGCGGGGATCGAGGTGCTGCGAGCTCCTTTGGACTCCAGGATCCTCTCAGGGTTTGGAGTGTCCCTGTGCAAGCGCTCCACGATCTGCTGCAGTGCCCGCCCGCATCCCACACCGCATCCCAGCGGTTTTAGGGTGGGAGGGTCTGTTGCCCCAGGGATACTCTGGATCCACCCGCTTGGGGGGCCGCGGGCCGGTTCCCCCCGCACGGAGCGTCCTGTTCCCGGCGGTGGCCGTGGGCAGCGGGTGCGAAGGCGCAGATGCCGCCGCAGCGGCTGCCAAGGCGCTGCCATCTGCGAGCGAggggctgccaggctgggggggCACCGCTCCCCCCGGGCCACCCCACCCCGGCCCCGGGGCACTGCAGCATGGCAGGATGCCGTGCCCCCCAAAACGGTGTCCTCGGGGCTCTGGGGGGTGCGTGGGGAGGGGTCCGGGAccctgcagggaggaaggaagtGGGAGAGGCTTGGCTGCTTGCCTGCCTTCCTCCCTCTGTGAGGTCGTGGGGCCACTGTCCCCCCTCAGGGCCATCGGGCAGGTCAGTGCGGTCACCACCCCAGGCCCTGTATCCCCGGGCGTGGGACAGTGTGGTGTTTGTGTGGGACCTACAGGAACGAGGGGAtggggtggggctgggcagagggtGGCAGGACTGCCCCGTCGTGCCCGGcagaggggacacctgggaacGATTCAGCATCTTCAGCATCGTTACCCGTGCCTGGCTGCCTTTCCCGGGGGGATGTGACCCAGCGGGGGTCCTCAAATCCTGTCCTCATGCTGCTGTGAACAGCTCAACGGCCGCACCATGGGGCCAGGCCCCCTCATCCCCAGGacctgtttttggggtgcaggcGTGGGGAGCGCTGCCTGGCCGGGAGCGGTGCCCCCGCGGGTGCCGGGGCTGGTGCCAGCGCGGCTGCTCAAACGATCCTTTGTTCCCGGCGGGGACACAAAGGGCTCCAGTCCGGCTGGCCGGGGCCAGCGgcggggctggaggggcagggCAGCGTGGGGGGCCATGGCACCTGCCCCGGAGCTGGGGTGTCCTAGGGCTGGCTGCGCTGCCGTGCTGGGGGTGCAGAGCTGGTGACCACCCTACGTAGGAGCCCATGGACTGGGGGTGCCCACCCCTTGTGGGACACGCTGCCCCCGTCCAGGACCCCCCAACACCCAGCCGGGGGCTCCGGGGGTGAGTGACCTCGCAGTGAGCCAGGGTGCCCCTGATCAGAGTGTGCTGGCATCATCCCTGCCACCAGCTGTCCTCCTGATGGTGGGGGGCCAAACCCTGCCCCCCTTTTGGCTGGTGGTTGCTATGGGAAACCCGTGGGTTTCCCCTGGTGATGGGCCGAGCCCCTCTCCTTCTCCCGGGAAATGGTTGCTGTAGCAACGCATCCCCCCTGCTGGATGGATGCATGAGGAGGGGCCCGcatggggaggggacagccccTGACACCCCCATGCCACCCCCAGACCCTGGCTGGGCGTCCATCAACCGCGGGGTGCTCATCTGCGACGAGTGCTGCAGCGTGCACCGCAGCCTGGGCCGCCACATCTCCATCGTCAAGCACCTGCGCCACAGCCCCTGGCCCGCCACCCTGCtccaggtgggtgctggggacactggaaCGGGGGGAAATGCACactggggacccctccccgtgCCCACTgggccctgcctgtcccctgcaGATGGTGCACACCTTGGCGAGCAACGGGGCCAACTCCATCTGGGAGCACTCGCTGCTGGATCCGGCGCAGGTGCAGAGCGGGCGCCGGAAGGCAAACCCCCAGGACAAAGTGCAGTGAGTGCCCCCTGTGCTGTGGGGAGGGGGTCAGCACTGGCTGCAAACCCCCTCCTCACCCAAAGCCCActgcccacccccagccccaccaagTCGGAGTTCATCCGTGCCAAGTACCAGATGCTGGCCTTCGTCCACAAGCTGCCCTGCCGGGATGATGACGGTGTCACTGCCAAGGACCTCAGCAAGGTGGGGTGGCGGCTCAGGGACCCCCACTGTGGCAGTGGGGACAGATCCCCCCATTACCAGCTCTCTCCTCTGCAGCAATTGCACTCGAGCGTGCGGACGGGCAACCTGGAGACCTGCCTGCGCCTGCTCTCGCTGGGTGCCCAGGCCAACTTCTTCCACCCGGTGAGCTCTGGTGGGGCTCAGGGACCCCAGAGGTGGAGTGGAGCCCGGGGGGGTCCTGGAGCCTCACGCCACGtgcaggctgcagggctgaggctgcccGTGCCCGCAGGAGAAGGGCACCACACCGCTCCACGTGGCCGCCAAGGCCGGGCAgatcctgcaggcagagctgctggtggtcTACGGTGCCGACCCCGGGGCGCCCGATGTGAACGGCCGGACGCCCATTGACTATGCCAGgtgagggcagggaagggggtcACCCCTGCCTGCACCCCCACCTAGGGTGGGCATCACCCCTGCCCGCcctcccacaggcaggcagcccAGCACGAGCTGGCGGAGCGGCTGGTGGAGTGCCAGTACGAGCTGACCGACCGGCTGGCCTTCTACCTCTGCGGCAGGAAGCCGGGTGAgaggggggtcctggggtgaGGGGGTCACCCTGGAGGGAGCACGTGGCCCTGCTCACCACCCCTCTCTTTGTGCAGACCACAAGAATGGGCACTACATCATCCCGCAGATGGCTGACAGGTGAGTGACCtgtggccctgctgccctgtcccatgtcccccccaGCGTCCCCGCTGGGCTGAGGGGGGACCCTGGTcactggagcatccctgggggGCGGGGGGTCAGCGTGCCCGCGCGTTTAACATCCGCCTTTATCCTGTTCTTCCCTCCGCTGCCTTCTCCGGAGCGCAGGGTGCGCCCAAAGTGCATGGCACAGAGGTATTGTCCGCTCGGCTCTGGCTCCGGGGGCCCCCCGTGCTGCTGCCATGGGcccccctgcagccctggctgctcggcccagcccagcacctggGGGGCACTCGGGGAGGGGGGTCCCGCTCGCCCCCTGCCACTTCATCCTTCTGTGCctgcctgccagccctgcttGGTGAAGCCCCCAATGCCTGAGGGGGGGGTCCCTGTCTTGGTGGGGTGTAGCTGGGGACTGTTTTGGTGGGAACAGGCCAGGAATAACCCCCACTTTTTGTTTCCCCCCTGCTCGTACCCCCCAGCCTGGACCTCTCTGAACTGGCCAAGGCAGCCAAGAAGAAGCTGCAGGCGGTGAGTgggggccagggcagggctggggggtgtCCTGCCCCTCTCATCCTGCCTGACGCTGTCCCCTGCACCGCTGCAGCTCAGCAACCGGCTCTTCGAGGAGCTGGCCATGGACGTGTACGACGAGGTGGACCGCCGGGAGAACGATGCGGGTGAGCGGGGGGTGCGGGGTGCAgccccccggggccggggcgggagTCACGGCGCGGGGGAGGAGCAgccggcggggcccggccgAGCCCTTCGCTCCCCCCGATCTGGATGTGTCCGCCGGGACCCTTCTTCATTCCTCCGGCCGGGAAGGTTTGCTCAGCGCTGGGGCCGCtgctgggtgccagggctggggtgcTGCCGGAGGTGGGTGCCGGGATCCCCCAGGGATGGGGGTCAGCCTGCAGTGGTGCCCCTGATCTGGGGGGTGGCAGGGTGGGGGCAGTCCCATTTTGGGTGCCAGCAAACGTGTAAAACCACCTTCCCACCAGCTGCGGGGTGCTGAGCTGGTGCCTGAAAGGGTGAAGAGCGTGGTGGGGCGTCCTGTTCGTGGGTTACGGGggaccccagccctgctgggtggCTGGGGAGGCGATTCCCGTCAGCCTGGCCAGGCTCCGCTCCCAGCCCCGGCAGGCTGGCCCTGCGCCCGCGCCTGCGTCCTGCCGGCTCCGGGCCCTGCAGCGGCGTGTCCAGGGGCTCCGGGCCTGTGTGCCCCGGGGTCTGACACCGGCTGCCTTCCTGCAGTCTGGCTGACCACACAGAACCACAGCACGCTGGTGACAGAGCGCAGCGCCGTCCCCTTCCTCCCCGTCAACCCCGAGTACTCAGCCACGCGCAACCAGGTGAGGCCCCCGCCAGGCCACATGGACCCCCCTGTGCGCTCAGACCTCTGCTCACCCCCTCTGCTCAcccccttcttcctcctccttcccccagggcCGGCAAAAACTGGCCAGGTTCAACGCTAGGGAGTTTGCCACTTTGCTCATCGACATCCTCGGGGAAGCCAAGCGCCGGCAGCAAGGGAAGAGTCTGCTCAGCCCCACAGGTAAGGCACGGAGGGCAGTGAGGTGGGGCTGAGCACtcccccctgccctgtgctcagcacccgccctgccctgcccagacgCCCTCGACTACTCGCTGCGGAGCCAGAGTGACCTGGACGACCAGCACGACTACGACAGCGTCGCCTCTGACGAGGACACggaccaggagctgctgcgCAACGCCTCCCGCAACAACCGGGCCAGGGTGAGCCCGGGCCCCGGCTGGACCCCCACCCACACCCCCACCTCTGGGATCCTCGTGCTgagctcctctccctgcagagcatgGACTCCTCCGACCTGTCAGATGGCCCCATCACGCTGCAGGAGTACCTGGAGGTGAAGAAGGCTCTGGCTGCCTCTGAGgccaaggtgcagcagctgatGAAGGTGAACAACAGCCTGAGCGATGAGCTGCGCCGGCTGCAGCGCGAGGTGGGTGTGGGGCCAGCAAGACTCCCCTCCTCAGCGTACCCTCCCCTCTTCACCGATGCCTTCCCCCTTCTGGCTGCAGATCCACAAGCTGCAGGCAGAGAACACGCAGATCCGGCAGCAGACTGGTCCTGCCCATCCAACCCCGGCCCCCAGCGAGCGGCCAGAGCACGGGCACGCCCCGGGCACGGCCCCCCAGCACCGCCGGGACCGCCAGGCCTTCTCCATGTACGAGCCCGGCTCGGCGCTGAAACCCTTCGGGCAGCCGGTGGAGGAGCTGGTGACCCGGCTCCAGCCCTTCAGCCCCGGCGTGAGTGCTCTGGGGTGGgtgggagggttttggggtgcagcagtccccccagccccacgggGTGCTGGGTCCCGTCCCCGCGGGGCCGTAACCTTTCGTGTGTCGCCAGGAGGTGGAGGACGAGGCTCTGTACTCCATGCACATCCCGGCCAGCGTGTACCGGGTAAGGGGGCCGCAGCGGGGGCGGCTCCTGCATGGGACATGGTGGCTGTCGCCTGCCCAGGATGTGGCCTTTGGGATGTCCTGTCCCCCCACCGCCCTGCACCCCCCTGGGTCAGGTCGGGGACCTTCCCAAGGGACGGCAGTGCGGAATGTTCCTGCATGCAGGGTGGCGGTGTCCCCTGTGCTCGTCCTCCCCTGCACGTCACCGGGGTCGGCTCCACACCCTTCTGCACCCTGTTCAGCATGGGcttcccctcttttcccccGCCAGATCCGGAAAGGTCCATCTGCCTCCTCGGTGCCCTTCCCTCCATCCTCCCCGCTGCTCTCCTGCCCGCCTGATGGTGCCCGACACATGGTGATGTATCAGGGAGGGGGAGCAACCCTTGGGGTGGGGAGACTCCCGACCCTgtgtggggatggggctgggcagggcttgacactgctcttctcctctccagagcAAGCTGGACCGGCATGGGAGCGGCACTGACAGTGACTACGACAACACACAGGCTGGTGAGGTTCTGATCAGGTgagtggtggggctggggggaagcTGCCCCAGGATacgtggggacacagggacagggggctgATACTGACCCAGGATGGTTGGTTGGTCCCTGCAGCATGGAGGGGAAGAGGTATGTGGAGCTGAGCAAGGATGAGGATTTCCCCCACGAGCTGGACCCGCTGGACGGGGAGCTGGACCCCGgcctgcccagcacagaggaTGTCATCCTGAAAACTGAGCAGGTCACTAAGAacatccaggagctgctgcgGGCAGCACAAGAGTCCAAGCATGATAGGTAGGACTGGGGCACAGCCTCAGGGTCCTTCTGGACACCCTGACCAGGGTTGGGGCCACTCCTTGTCAGCCTCCATAGTTGGGAGCTGCTGTCCTCCGTGTTGCTCACCCTTTGTCCTTGCCCCCAGCTTTGTGCCCTGCTCAGAGAAGATCCACTCGGCTGTGACAGAGATGGCATCACTCTTCCCTAAGGTAGGAAGAGCAGTGTGTCCCTGGGGTGGTTGTGGTCCCCACCAGACACTGTCAGCCCCCTGAGCACGGGTTCTGACACTGCTCCTGTGCTCTGCCACAGAAACCAGCACTGGAGACGGTGCGGAGCTCCCTGCGGCTGCTGAACGCCAGCGCCTACCGACTGCAGAGCGAGTGCCGCAAGACTGTGCCCCCTGAGCCCGGCGCCACCGTGGACTACCAGCTCCTCACCCAGCAGGTCATCCAGTGTGCCTACGACATCGCC
The Taeniopygia guttata chromosome 19, bTaeGut7.mat, whole genome shotgun sequence DNA segment above includes these coding regions:
- the GIT1 gene encoding ARF GTPase-activating protein GIT1 isoform X4, whose translation is MSRKAPRAEVCADCSAPDPGWASINRGVLICDECCSVHRSLGRHISIVKHLRHSPWPATLLQMVHTLASNGANSIWEHSLLDPAQVQSGRRKANPQDKVHPTKSEFIRAKYQMLAFVHKLPCRDDDGVTAKDLSKQLHSSVRTGNLETCLRLLSLGAQANFFHPEKGTTPLHVAAKAGQILQAELLVVYGADPGAPDVNGRTPIDYARQAAQHELAERLVECQYELTDRLAFYLCGRKPDHKNGHYIIPQMADSLDLSELAKAAKKKLQALSNRLFEELAMDVYDEVDRRENDAVWLTTQNHSTLVTERSAVPFLPVNPEYSATRNQGRQKLARFNAREFATLLIDILGEAKRRQQGKSLLSPTDALDYSLRSQSDLDDQHDYDSVASDEDTDQELLRNASRNNRARSMDSSDLSDGPITLQEYLEVKKALAASEAKVQQLMKVNNSLSDELRRLQREIHKLQAENTQIRQQTGPAHPTPAPSERPEHGHAPGTAPQHRRDRQAFSMYEPGSALKPFGQPVEELVTRLQPFSPGIRKGPSASSVPFPPSSPLLSCPPDGARHMSKLDRHGSGTDSDYDNTQAGEVLISMEGKRYVELSKDEDFPHELDPLDGELDPGLPSTEDVILKTEQVTKNIQELLRAAQESKHDSFVPCSEKIHSAVTEMASLFPKKPALETVRSSLRLLNASAYRLQSECRKTVPPEPGATVDYQLLTQQVIQCAYDIAKAAKQLVTITTREKKQ
- the GIT1 gene encoding ARF GTPase-activating protein GIT1 isoform X1 → MSRKAPRAEVCADCSAPDPGWASINRGVLICDECCSVHRSLGRHISIVKHLRHSPWPATLLQMVHTLASNGANSIWEHSLLDPAQVQSGRRKANPQDKVHPTKSEFIRAKYQMLAFVHKLPCRDDDGVTAKDLSKQLHSSVRTGNLETCLRLLSLGAQANFFHPEKGTTPLHVAAKAGQILQAELLVVYGADPGAPDVNGRTPIDYARQAAQHELAERLVECQYELTDRLAFYLCGRKPDHKNGHYIIPQMADRVRPKCMAQSLDLSELAKAAKKKLQALSNRLFEELAMDVYDEVDRRENDAVWLTTQNHSTLVTERSAVPFLPVNPEYSATRNQGRQKLARFNAREFATLLIDILGEAKRRQQGKSLLSPTDALDYSLRSQSDLDDQHDYDSVASDEDTDQELLRNASRNNRARSMDSSDLSDGPITLQEYLEVKKALAASEAKVQQLMKVNNSLSDELRRLQREIHKLQAENTQIRQQTGPAHPTPAPSERPEHGHAPGTAPQHRRDRQAFSMYEPGSALKPFGQPVEELVTRLQPFSPGEVEDEALYSMHIPASVYRIRKGPSASSVPFPPSSPLLSCPPDGARHMSKLDRHGSGTDSDYDNTQAGEVLISMEGKRYVELSKDEDFPHELDPLDGELDPGLPSTEDVILKTEQVTKNIQELLRAAQESKHDSFVPCSEKIHSAVTEMASLFPKKPALETVRSSLRLLNASAYRLQSECRKTVPPEPGATVDYQLLTQQVIQCAYDIAKAAKQLVTITTREKKQ
- the GIT1 gene encoding ARF GTPase-activating protein GIT1 isoform X2 gives rise to the protein MSRKAPRAEVCADCSAPDPGWASINRGVLICDECCSVHRSLGRHISIVKHLRHSPWPATLLQMVHTLASNGANSIWEHSLLDPAQVQSGRRKANPQDKVHPTKSEFIRAKYQMLAFVHKLPCRDDDGVTAKDLSKQLHSSVRTGNLETCLRLLSLGAQANFFHPEKGTTPLHVAAKAGQILQAELLVVYGADPGAPDVNGRTPIDYARQAAQHELAERLVECQYELTDRLAFYLCGRKPDHKNGHYIIPQMADSLDLSELAKAAKKKLQALSNRLFEELAMDVYDEVDRRENDAVWLTTQNHSTLVTERSAVPFLPVNPEYSATRNQGRQKLARFNAREFATLLIDILGEAKRRQQGKSLLSPTDALDYSLRSQSDLDDQHDYDSVASDEDTDQELLRNASRNNRARSMDSSDLSDGPITLQEYLEVKKALAASEAKVQQLMKVNNSLSDELRRLQREIHKLQAENTQIRQQTGPAHPTPAPSERPEHGHAPGTAPQHRRDRQAFSMYEPGSALKPFGQPVEELVTRLQPFSPGEVEDEALYSMHIPASVYRIRKGPSASSVPFPPSSPLLSCPPDGARHMSKLDRHGSGTDSDYDNTQAGEVLISMEGKRYVELSKDEDFPHELDPLDGELDPGLPSTEDVILKTEQVTKNIQELLRAAQESKHDSFVPCSEKIHSAVTEMASLFPKKPALETVRSSLRLLNASAYRLQSECRKTVPPEPGATVDYQLLTQQVIQCAYDIAKAAKQLVTITTREKKQ
- the GIT1 gene encoding ARF GTPase-activating protein GIT1 isoform X3 gives rise to the protein MSRKAPRAEVCADCSAPDPGWASINRGVLICDECCSVHRSLGRHISIVKHLRHSPWPATLLQMVHTLASNGANSIWEHSLLDPAQVQSGRRKANPQDKVHPTKSEFIRAKYQMLAFVHKLPCRDDDGVTAKDLSKQLHSSVRTGNLETCLRLLSLGAQANFFHPEKGTTPLHVAAKAGQILQAELLVVYGADPGAPDVNGRTPIDYARQAAQHELAERLVECQYELTDRLAFYLCGRKPDHKNGHYIIPQMADRVRPKCMAQSLDLSELAKAAKKKLQALSNRLFEELAMDVYDEVDRRENDAVWLTTQNHSTLVTERSAVPFLPVNPEYSATRNQGRQKLARFNAREFATLLIDILGEAKRRQQGKSLLSPTDALDYSLRSQSDLDDQHDYDSVASDEDTDQELLRNASRNNRARSMDSSDLSDGPITLQEYLEVKKALAASEAKVQQLMKVNNSLSDELRRLQREIHKLQAENTQIRQQTGPAHPTPAPSERPEHGHAPGTAPQHRRDRQAFSMYEPGSALKPFGQPVEELVTRLQPFSPGIRKGPSASSVPFPPSSPLLSCPPDGARHMSKLDRHGSGTDSDYDNTQAGEVLISMEGKRYVELSKDEDFPHELDPLDGELDPGLPSTEDVILKTEQVTKNIQELLRAAQESKHDSFVPCSEKIHSAVTEMASLFPKKPALETVRSSLRLLNASAYRLQSECRKTVPPEPGATVDYQLLTQQVIQCAYDIAKAAKQLVTITTREKKQ